The following proteins come from a genomic window of Panicum hallii strain FIL2 chromosome 8, PHallii_v3.1, whole genome shotgun sequence:
- the LOC112902844 gene encoding acetolactate synthase small subunit 2, chloroplastic-like, translating to MATAVVPQLRPAATGAGSRGHRRPPAPKLGLAAGPRARSTAVAAAPSPATGGVTPVPPRSSRSVIKRHTLSVFVGDESGMINRIAGVFARRGYNIESLAVGLNKDKALFTIVVSGTDKILNQVVEQLNKLVNVIKVVDLSKEPQVERELMLIKINAERDKLPEIMGLVRIFKAEVVDLSDNTLTIEVTGDPGKMVAIQKTLSKHGIKEIARTGKIALRREKMGETAPFWRFSAASYPDLEVTIPSTSRLSTGVDAINQISNESSGGDVYPVESYESFSSNQILDAHWGVMTDGDPTGFCSHTLSILVNDCPGVLNVVTGVFSRRGYNIQSLAVGPAEKEGTSRITTVVPGTDESITKLVHQLYKLIDVYEVQDFTHLPFAARELMIIKVAANAAARRDVLDIAQIFEAQKVDISDHTITLQLTGDIDKMVRLHKMLEQYGICEVARTGRVALLRESGVDSKYLRGFSLPL from the exons ATGGCCACCGCGGTGGTCCCCCaactccgccccgccgccactGGGGCTGGGTCCcgcggccaccgccggccgccggcgccgaagCTGGGCCTTGCGGCGGGGCCGAGGGCGCGCTCCacggccgtcgccgccgccccgtcTCCGGCGACCGGCGGGGTGACGCCGGTGCCACCCCGCTCCAGCCGCTC GGTTATAAAGCGTCACACGCTATCAGTTTTTGTTGGTGATGAAAGTGGGATGATCAATCGAATTGCTGGGGTTTTTGCTAGAAGAGGATATAACATCGAGTCATTGGCTGTTGGGCTGAACAAAGATAAAGCCTTGTTTACAATAGTAGTGTCAGGAACAGACAAAATATTGAACCAAGTTGTAGAGCAACTAAACAAACTTGTTAATGTTATAAAG GTTGTTGACTTATCAAAAGAACCACAAGTTGAAAGAGAACTGATGCTTATAAAAATAAATGCAGAGCGAGATAAGCTGCCTGAG ATAATGGGTTTGGTCCGCATTTTCAAAGCAGAAGTGGTTGATCTTTCAGACAATACACTAACTATTGAG GTAACTGGAGATCCAGGAAAGATGGTTGCAATACAGAAGACTCTGAGCAAACATGGGATCAAAGAGATTGCTAGAACTGGCAAG ATTGCTTTGCGCCGTGAAAAAATGGGAGAAACTGCTCCATTTTGGAGGTTCTCTGCAGCTTCTTATCCTGATCTTGAAGTGACAATACCGTCAACTTCTCGACTAAGCACTGGAGTGGATGCAATCAATCAGATTTCCAACGAATCTTCAGGG GGTGATGTTTATCCAGTAGAATCTTATGAAAGCTtctcatcaaatcaaattcttGATGCTCATTGGGGTGTTATGACTGATGGTGAT CCAACAGGGTTTTGTTCACATACTTTATCGATTCTTGTGAATGATTGCCCTGGAGTTCTCAATGTTGTAACAGGTGTTTTCTCCCGAAGGGGCTACAATATTCAG AGTCTTGCTGTTGGCCCAGCTGAAAAAGAAGGAACTTCTCGCATCACTACTGTTGTTCCTGGAACTGATGAATCCATTACTAAACTAGTACATCAACTGTACAAGCTCATTGACGTTTATGAG GTCCAGGATTTTACTCATTTACCATTTGCTGCTAGAGAGCTAATGATCATAAAGGTCGCTGCAAATGCTGCAGCTCGAAGGGATGTCCTAGATATTGCTCAGATTTTTGAGGCCCAGAAAGTTGACATATCAGACCACACAATTACACTACAG CTTACTGGAGACATTGACAAAATGGTTAGATTGCATAAGATGCTAGAGCAATATGGCATCTGTGAG GTTGCACGAACTGGCCGGGTTGCTCTGCTCCGTGAGTCTGGAGTCGACTCCAAATACCTCCGTGGGTTTTCCCTCCCACTATAG
- the LOC112903553 gene encoding dehydration-responsive element-binding protein 1E-like, with protein sequence MGSRSTRGRNGGVPPGKWYGALRQQVHGRWIAYVYDLNGKVTIWHSCFNTADEAKHALDRTALGLHGKPTDVNFSGPAAAPPPMSGAALESWQREGGAGYSHSGYMPWQSGGKRETQGPEYIFWQGGEEGPQFPDFHYWEHGNGRSC encoded by the coding sequence ATGGGTTCACGGTCCACCAGAGGCCGAAACGGGGGCGTGCCGCCAGGGAAGTGGTATGGCGCCCTACGCCAGCAGGTGCATGGAAGGTGGATAGCGTATGTCTACGACCTGAACGGCAAGGTGACGATATGGCACAGCTGCTTCAACACAGCCGACGAGGCCAAGCACGCCCTTGACCGGACCGCCCTTGGCCTTCACGGCAAACCCACCGACGTCAACTTCTCCGGGCCAgcagcggcgccgccgccgatgtCCGGGGCTGCGTTGGAATCTTGGCAACGGGAAGGCGGTGCAGGGTACTCGCACTCAGGGTACATGCCCTGGCAGAGTGGTGGCAAGCGCGAGACGCAGGGCCCGGAGTACATATTCTGGCAGGGTGGTGAGGAGGGCCCTCAGTTTCCAGACTTCCATTACTGGGAGCATGGGAATGGCCGTTCGTGCTAG